One segment of Pristis pectinata isolate sPriPec2 chromosome 3, sPriPec2.1.pri, whole genome shotgun sequence DNA contains the following:
- the peli1b gene encoding E3 ubiquitin-protein ligase pellino homolog 1b — protein MFSPDQENLSSSTKAPIKYGEIIVLGYNGSLPNGDRGRRKSRFALFKRPKPNGVKPSTVHVTCTPQAEKAISNKDQHSISYTLSRAQTVVVEYTHDNNTDMFQIGRSTESPIDFVVTDTVPGSQSNADTQSAQSTISRFACRIICERSLPYTARIFAAGFDSFKNIFLGEKAAKWKTSDAQMDGLTTNGVLVMHPRLGFTEDSKPGVWREISVCGNVFTLRETRSAQQRGRMVENETNVLQDGSLIDLCGATLLWRTAEGLAHTPTVKHLEALRQEINAARPQCPVGFNTLAFPSMKRKDVDEKQPWVYLNCGHVHGYHNWGNKDERDGKERECPMCRSLGPYVPLWLGSEAGFYVDAGPPTHAFSPCGHVCSEKTTTYWSQIPLPHGTHTFHAACPFCSTQLTGEQGYVRLIFQGPLD, from the exons ATGTTTTCTCCTGATCAAGAAAATCTTTCTTCATCCACAAAAGCACCCATTAAATATGGCGAAATCATTGTGTTAGG GTACAATGGATCTCTGCCAAATGGAGACAGAGGACGAAGAAAAAGCAGATTTGCTTTATTCAAAAGACCAAAACCAAATGGTGTGAAACCAAGCACAGTGCATGTCACCTGTACACCTCAAGCAGAGAAA GCAATAAGCAACAAGGACCAACACAGTATTTCATATACACTGTCTCGAGCTCAGACGGTGGTGGTGGAATATACACATGACAACAATACAGATATGTTTCAG ATTGGCCGATCAACTGAAAGTCCGATTGATTTTGTGGTGACTGACACTGTACCAGGAAGTCAGAGTAATGCTGATACTCAGTCTGCTCAAAGTACCATATCCAGATTCGCATGTCGTATTATATGTGAAAGGAGTCTTCCCTACACTGCTAGGATATTTGCAGCTGGATTTGACTCATTTAAGAATATATTCCTCGGA GAGAAGGCTGCTAAATGGAAAACTTCTGATGCTCAGATGGATGGCTTAACCACAAATGGTGTACTTGTGATGCATCCGCGGCTTGGATTTACTGAAGATTCCAAACCAGGAGTCTGGAGGGAGATATCAGTTTGTGGCAATGTCTTTACTCTGAGAGAAACAAGATCGGCACAGCAACGAGGaagaatg GTTGAAAATGAAACCAACGTTCTGCAGGATGGCTCTTTAATAGATCTCTGTGGAGCAACACTGCTTTGGCGCACTGCAGAAGGACTTGCACACACTCCTACAGTTAAGCACCTAGAAGCCCTTCGCCAGGAGATAAATGCAGCCAGACCACAGTGCCCAGTTGGATTTAACACACTTGCTTTCCCCAGTATGAAAAGGAAAGATGTCGATGAGAAGCAACCATGGGTGTATCTTAATTGCGGACATGTACATGGTTATCACAACTGGGGAAACAAGGATGAGAGGGatggaaaagagagagaatgcCCCATGTGTCGTTCACTAGGCCCATATGTTCCTCTCTGGTTAGGGAGTGAGGCTGGATTTTATGTTGATGCAGGACCTCCAACCCATGCGTTCAGCCCTTGTGGACATGTGTGCTCAGAAAAGACTACCACCTACTGGTCCCAAATTCCCCTTCCTCATGGCACTCACACTTTCCATGCAGCCTGTCCTTTCTGCTCTACTCAGCTCACAGGGGAACAAGGATATGTTCGACTTATTTTCCAGGGACCTCTTGATTAA